From the Synechococcus sp. Nb3U1 genome, the window ATGGCGGCATTCTCGGCGGGCAAGCCAAAGGCATCCCACCCCATCGGGTGCAACACCGCATACCCCTGCATGCGCTTGTGGCGGGCAATCACATCTGTAATCGAGTAATTGCGTACATGCCCCATGTGCAGCTTGCCGCTGGGATAGGGAAACATCGACAGGGCATAAAATTTGCGGATCCCCTCTTGCAGCTCCGGCGTGCGATCCAGCCCGGTTTCACGCCAATGCGCCTGCCACTTGCTTTCGATGGCCTGAGGGTTGTACCGCGCGTCCACTGTTCGATGCTCCTGGGGAGAAAAGCTTTCCGACTCCACACTGCACTGCAGCGGGATACAAGCATTGTAACGGTTGCCCCTAACCCTTGCGGCAGTCTCTCCACAGCGCAAGTGCAGCTTTCAGTTACAAAAAAACTCTCCCAATATGAGGGAGTTCAGGAACCAGGAACAGGATTTGAAACTAGAGAAAAGGGATTCCTACCATCAGTAGGTTTCCTCGTGCCATTTGTCAGCTTTCTTCAGCTCTTTCTGGAACTTGCTCCAGTCCTGCCCGGCTTGTTCTGCCAGGGGACTCATGAAGCCATTGATGCCATCCTCCATGCCCTTGAGGCCGCAAATGTAGGTGTAGGTATTGGGTTTTTGCAGCATTTCCCACAATTCCGGGCCATATTCCGCCATGCGGTTTTGCACATACATCTTTTTGCCATCGGCGGTTTGCTGTTCGCGGCTGATAGCGTAATCCACTCGGAAGCGCCCTCCGTACAGAGCTTTCCAAGCCTCGAGATCCCCTTGGTAGAGCAAGGTGGAGGAGGTGGGTACGCCAAAGAACAGCCAAATGTTGCCCTTGTAGCTGGGATCCTCCTCGAACAGGTGCTTGATGAAGGCGCGGAAAGGAGCAATGCCGGTGCCCGTAGCGATCAAGATCAGGTTGGCATTCTCATCTTCCGGCAGCAGGAAGGTTTTTCCGGCAGGCCCCGTGATCATCACCTCGTCACCCGCTTTCAGATCGGTGAGAAACCCTGAGCAAACACCAACCCCTGGCTCACCCGTGTCTTTGTCCACATGTTCAGCCCGTTTCACACTCAGAGAAACCGTACGCCCTTCCCCATCATCCCCAAATCGGGTAGAGGCAATTGAGTAGAGACGGGGCTTGTGGGGTTTGCCTTTGGCATCTTCGCCAGGAGGGATAATGCCAACGCTTTGGCCTTCCAGATACTTGTATTTTGGATCCGGCAAGCTCAGCACGATATGTTTGGTCAAGCCGGGTGCCCCTTCGCCCACAATGGAGTAGGTCTCCACACATTGGCCGATCATGGGCGCGTTAGGACGATACAGATTGACAACAATCTCTTGCTTTTCTGCGCTAGCAACCATAACTGCGATCTTCTCCTGGCATCGGGAGGAAATTCCATAGCAAACACCTTAGCAGCCTCTTTGCCACAACGGATCTGAGGGATAGGAGCACGAATGGGGATGGGACAGCCTCCATCGGTCGATCCTGAGAAGCAGAACCCCGAGAGGAGCTACTGAAGCCCAATCCGGCGGCAGAAAATATGCACTTTTTGTTAAATTATTCTTTGAGGCGTTCCCCTTTCCGGCCCCAGGTGGGTTGTGGTGTAACGGCTCAGTTTGGTATTATGCAGAACCGTAACAGAGCGTAACTTTTTTAGCGATTTTCCTCATTTTTGCCCTGTCCATCCCCAAGGAGTTCTCATGGCAAGCAGTCCTGATCGCGTTGTGATGATTGGTGTCGCCGGAGATTCTGGCTGCGGCAAATCGACGTTTTTGCGGCGGCTGGGGGATCTGTTCGGTCGGGATCTGATCACGAGCATCTGTCTGGACGATTACCACTCCTTGGATCGCTATCAGCGTAAAGAGAAGGGCATTACGGCACTGGATCCCCGCGCCAACAACTTCGACCTGATGTACGAGCAGGCCAAGGCCCTGAAAAACGGCCAGAGCGTGATGAAGCCCATCTACAACCACGAGACCGGCCTGATCGACCCGCCGGAATTGGTAGAGCCGAATCGCATCATTGTGCTGGAGGGTTTGCATCCTCTCTACGACGAGCGGGTGCGGGAGCTGCTGGATTTCAAGGTGTATTTGGATCTGGCCCCTGAGATTAAGGTGGCCTGGAAAGTGCAACGGGATATGGCGGAACGGGGCCACACCTACGAGGATGTGCTGCGCTCGATTGAGGCCCGCCGCCCCGACTTTGAAGCCTATATCGATGTGCAGAAGCAATACGCCGATGCGGTGATCGAAGTATTGCCAACGAGGCTGCTACCGGAGCTGGATCAAGAACACAAGGTACTGCGGGTGCGCCTGGTGCAGCGGGAAGGGGTGAACTACTTTGACCATGCCTATCTGTTCGACGAAGGCTCCACCATCGATTGGATCCCCTGCGGCAAGAAGCTGACCTGCTCCTATCCTGGTATTCGGCTACATTATGGCCCTTCTAGCTACTTCGACCATCCCGTTTCGATTTTGGAAATTGACGGCACCTTCGACAAACTGGAAGAAGTAGTCTACATCGAGAACCATCTGAGCAACATCTCTACCCACTACTATGGTGAGCTGACAGAACTGTTGCGCAAACACCCAGAATATCCGGGATCCCGCAATGGCTCTGGCCTGATTCAGGTGTTGGTGGGTCTGAAGCTGCGCTCCGTTTATGAGCAAATTCGGGCAGAAGAGAAAGAGCTAGCGGTAGCCTCCTAATTCTCACCCCAGGGATCCCTTTTGCAGCTACATTGGTGCGAGTAGGCTAATCGTCCTCCAGATGACTTGGAGGGTCATTGGCGGGGATCTGCGACAAGGGGTTGGTGCATGCAGGGGTTCCAATTGGAGATCTTCCCAGAGGGATCCGCTCTTATTCAGCGAGCCATCCAGATCTGGCAGCAGAGTGCAGCCCCAGCGATCCAAGAACGGGGTCGTTTCACGGTGGCCTTGGCAGGAGGAAGCACCCCCAAGAAGCTATATGTTGCCTTGGCGCAAACCCCAGGGATCCTCTGGCAGCAAACTTGGCTATTTTGGGGGGATGAGCGCTACGTTCCCCCCGATCACCCCGATAGCAACTACCGCATGGTGCAGGAAGCCATGTTGGATCAAATCGAGATCCCAGAGGCCCAGGTTTTCCCGATGCCTACCCAGGCAGGGGATCCGGCCCAGGATGCCAGCCAGTACGAGGCCCAACTCAAGCAGCTATTCAGCGGAGATTGGCCCCAACTGGACTTGGTATTACTCGGGATTGGGGAAGATGGCCATACTGCTTCCTTGTTTCCCGGCACAACCGCTCTTGCAGTACAGGATCGCTGGGTAACCGTCGGGCAAAAGGATGAGGATCCCCGTTTGACCTTGACCTACCCTGTTCTCAACCAAGCGGCACAGGTGGTATTTTTGGTAACTGGGGCAAACAAAGCAGCCATTATCAAGGAAGTGCTGACGACAGAAGCCCATTTGCCCTGTCAGGCGGTGAAACCGCAGGGACGGTTGCTGTGGTTACTGGATACAGCAGCAGCAGCTCAACTGCCCCTGCAAACCGGTTTAATAAAGGCTTGAGCTGACAAAAAACTCTATCCATACCCGTCACGCACCGACTGGATGGAAACTCGCCGACACTAGGAGGCGCTTACCCTTTGGGAATGGCGGTGGGTGCGGAGGTAGGAGATTTCACAGGAGAGCCTGCTCCCAAATCCGTCAACGGCTTAGATACATAAAGGGTAAATGATTTGACAGAAGAAAGGGATCCCGACCCAGCTTTTTTCGCGAGTAGGGATCCGATGGCACACAACTGACACATGGCTAGAACCTTTAGTTTTTCCGAATCACGTAGTAGTCATTCATGATGTCGTGGGGCAACTCGTGGAGGATGACCGAGGTGAACCCCGCCTCTTGGAGATACTGTTTAGCCTGTTCACGTCCCCACATGGTTCCTAAGCCTACTCCGCCTGCGGCCAAAGATACCGACATACAGTGCATACAAGAAATCGTATAGAGGAATGGTGCAAGCGGGTGCTCCATATTGCCATCTACCTGAGTGGTAGCGCGGATGTCTTGCATCAGGTAGACCCCATCTGGGCGCAGAGCGCGACAGATATTTTTTAAAACTTGATCGGGTCTTGCCTGATCATGAACAGCATCAAAAGTGGTGATAAAATCATAGGAATCAGGTTCATTAAACTGGGTAGTATCCTGGACAAAATAGTGAACATTGGTCACCTGATATCGTTCAGCCTCGGCATTGGCAAACGCAATTGCATCTGAGTTCAAGTCATACCCCTTAAAGCGACTATTAGGGAAAAGACGAGCCATTTTTAATAGGGCTTTGCCACGCCCACACCCTACATCTAACACATCAATACCCTGTTGCAGGGTTGCTTGGACTTCTGGGATCAAAGGCAAGATGTGCTCTTCAAGAGCTTCCACGATATTTAGATTGCTATCTTCGGCCATCACCTGATGAAAACGGCCATATTCTGAGTAGTTGACACCACTCCCTTGATGGAAGCAATTCACGATCTTGTCTTCAACTGAGGCCAAGACAGGAATATATTGGGCATAGGTGGCAAAGTTAGCAGCTCCAGCAGCACGAGTGAGAAACGCAGCATGTTCTGGAGGCAGAAAATAAGTGTGCCCAGAGCTTTCATACTCAATGACTCGAGCCGTCACCAAAGCATTCAACCATTCCCGTACATAACGTTCTTGCAAGTTGGCAGCCTCTGCAATCTGTTGACTGGTGGATTTGGGTAGGGATCCCATAATGTCAAATAGCCGAGTTTGATGGCCAACAGACATCATCAATACTAAAGCTGCGTGATTGAGCGCATTGAGAGTATGTTCCGCAAAGGCTTCTGCTTTCTCTTGAGCAAAAGCAACTTGAGTATCCGACATATTGACTCTCCTGTTTGGATGGATGAAACCGGACTGCGAATTTTCTGAGCCTTGATGCCTGTGAAGGGCATTGAGTTTTCGTGAGGAGCAAAGAGCTTACTCAGAGCTTCGGTAGCACACAAACCCATAGCGATACACGCCAGAACGGCCATTGATGGCAATGCGGCGCGGAGCCAAGGGGTGAGCGAGAAGTTTTTTATACAAACTGGTTTGTATAGTATCTGGATCCCCCCCGTGAGATCAAGGCTTTTTGATGAAGAAATGTAAATCGTGCCTCTTAAACTCTTTCCAGAAAGGGTTTTGGATATGGATGACCTTGTCGGGCAGAAGACTCACCTTGAACAGACTAGATGGTTTTCATGGTAGAGTAAGTTCTAGGGGATCCCTGTTGGGCCTAGGAGCGCTCCCGGCCTGAGGGGGCGAGTTGTGCGTTCCATCCGGATCCAGCACCCCAAGCTCTAGATTGCAGGTGTGAGATTGTCAATCAGTGGCTGATCTTTCAAAAAATATTGATTGGCGAACTCAAAAGTGAGAAATTGACCCATGGCAAAAAATGGCGCTCAAACCAAAAACAGCATCTTGGATGCAGCTCATCAGTTGGTGCTGGGGTATGGACTGGCAGGTACTTCCATAGACATGGTTTTGGAAAAAGCTGGGATTACCAAAGGAGCTTTTTTTTATCACTTTAAGAGCAAGGCGGAACTGGCAAAAGCCTTAGTGGAGCGCTACGCTAGCCAGGATGCCGCACATTTGGATACTCAACTGGATCGGGCAGAAAAGCTCAGCCGGGATCCCTTGGAACAGGTGCTAATTTTGGTGGGACTGTTTATTGAAGAAGCCGAACAGATTTCTGAGCCGGGGGCAGGATGTCTGTATGCCTCTTACGTCTATGAGTTTGAGGGTTTGGATACTGAAATCCGCGCACTCTCAGCTCACGCACTGCTGCGTTGGCGAGAAAAATTGGGTCGAAAATTTGAGGAGGTCATGGCGCTTTATCCCCCTCAGCTGCCCGTCAAGGCTCAAGATCTGGCTGATGCGTTGGTGTCTGTTTTTGAAGGATCTTTCATTATGATCCGGGTTTTGCAGGAGCCTCAGCAAATGAAGCATCAACTCACCCATTATCGCAATTATATTGAGTTGTTGTTTCGTCCCACGCTGAGAGAAATTGCCGTAAACCCCGACGGATTTACCCGTGGGATATGAGATGGTGAGCGACAGCGAGCAATTAGCTTGGTTCTTGGGCAGGAACCTTCAAGGTAGACGCCAAAAATCGCTCCGTAGCGTAGAGAGCCATTTGGCTGCTCAAGCCCCGGGGTACCGCATCAAAGGCGTGATCGGCCCACGGGATCCGGATCAAAAGGGCCTTGTTCTCCATCTGTTGCAAGCGCTCGGCCAAAAGTTGCCCATACTTGGGCTGCACCACATGATCCCGCCCACCATAGATAAGCAGCGTTGGCGGAAGCTGCGGACGCACCTGGTGAATGGGAGAAGCCTGGCGGTACAGATCCGGTCGGGTTGCCGGGGATCCCCCCAAAAACGCCTCCAGCACCGCACGGGTATTGATAGGGTCAGGTCGAGGCGGATCCGCATAGCCTGCCGCCAAGTCCACCGGCCCATACAAGACGATCACCGCTCGCAAAGGAGTCGGTTGGGGTTCAGCACGGTAGGCCAACATCAAGGCCAACTGCCCCCCGGCAGAACGTCCCATCACCGCCATCCGTTCCGGATCCACTCCCCATTCCTGGGCGTGTTCCTGCACAAAGCGCACCCCAGCTCGCACATCTTCTAGTTGTGTAGGAAAGCGGTATCGGGGGGCATGGCGATAGTCAAGGGCAATCACCGTGTAGCCTTGGGCCGCCAAAGCGTGGTTAAACAGGGCGTTATCCTCCGGGGATCCCCGTTGCCAAGCCCCCCCATAAATCACCAACACCCCAGGGTAAA encodes:
- a CDS encoding ferredoxin--NADP(+) reductase; its protein translation is MVASAEKQEIVVNLYRPNAPMIGQCVETYSIVGEGAPGLTKHIVLSLPDPKYKYLEGQSVGIIPPGEDAKGKPHKPRLYSIASTRFGDDGEGRTVSLSVKRAEHVDKDTGEPGVGVCSGFLTDLKAGDEVMITGPAGKTFLLPEDENANLILIATGTGIAPFRAFIKHLFEEDPSYKGNIWLFFGVPTSSTLLYQGDLEAWKALYGGRFRVDYAISREQQTADGKKMYVQNRMAEYGPELWEMLQKPNTYTYICGLKGMEDGINGFMSPLAEQAGQDWSKFQKELKKADKWHEETY
- a CDS encoding phosphoribulokinase translates to MASSPDRVVMIGVAGDSGCGKSTFLRRLGDLFGRDLITSICLDDYHSLDRYQRKEKGITALDPRANNFDLMYEQAKALKNGQSVMKPIYNHETGLIDPPELVEPNRIIVLEGLHPLYDERVRELLDFKVYLDLAPEIKVAWKVQRDMAERGHTYEDVLRSIEARRPDFEAYIDVQKQYADAVIEVLPTRLLPELDQEHKVLRVRLVQREGVNYFDHAYLFDEGSTIDWIPCGKKLTCSYPGIRLHYGPSSYFDHPVSILEIDGTFDKLEEVVYIENHLSNISTHYYGELTELLRKHPEYPGSRNGSGLIQVLVGLKLRSVYEQIRAEEKELAVAS
- the pgl gene encoding 6-phosphogluconolactonase gives rise to the protein MQGFQLEIFPEGSALIQRAIQIWQQSAAPAIQERGRFTVALAGGSTPKKLYVALAQTPGILWQQTWLFWGDERYVPPDHPDSNYRMVQEAMLDQIEIPEAQVFPMPTQAGDPAQDASQYEAQLKQLFSGDWPQLDLVLLGIGEDGHTASLFPGTTALAVQDRWVTVGQKDEDPRLTLTYPVLNQAAQVVFLVTGANKAAIIKEVLTTEAHLPCQAVKPQGRLLWLLDTAAAAQLPLQTGLIKA
- a CDS encoding class I SAM-dependent methyltransferase produces the protein MSDTQVAFAQEKAEAFAEHTLNALNHAALVLMMSVGHQTRLFDIMGSLPKSTSQQIAEAANLQERYVREWLNALVTARVIEYESSGHTYFLPPEHAAFLTRAAGAANFATYAQYIPVLASVEDKIVNCFHQGSGVNYSEYGRFHQVMAEDSNLNIVEALEEHILPLIPEVQATLQQGIDVLDVGCGRGKALLKMARLFPNSRFKGYDLNSDAIAFANAEAERYQVTNVHYFVQDTTQFNEPDSYDFITTFDAVHDQARPDQVLKNICRALRPDGVYLMQDIRATTQVDGNMEHPLAPFLYTISCMHCMSVSLAAGGVGLGTMWGREQAKQYLQEAGFTSVILHELPHDIMNDYYVIRKN
- a CDS encoding TetR/AcrR family transcriptional regulator, which produces MAKNGAQTKNSILDAAHQLVLGYGLAGTSIDMVLEKAGITKGAFFYHFKSKAELAKALVERYASQDAAHLDTQLDRAEKLSRDPLEQVLILVGLFIEEAEQISEPGAGCLYASYVYEFEGLDTEIRALSAHALLRWREKLGRKFEEVMALYPPQLPVKAQDLADALVSVFEGSFIMIRVLQEPQQMKHQLTHYRNYIELLFRPTLREIAVNPDGFTRGI
- a CDS encoding alpha/beta hydrolase, with product MSLSRLAEVGLWLSSGSLLFLSLWVVVPAPTFALLPLSIGVPELSPGLWLLNGVVLVLAMLGILAGLSAGPLLLGLLALGLFSVPLLQVPMTVRQVEQTLQPFVSAAPTAPPRQPIQLWDSLAGIPLDPIREPQEQVFAQPDGIPLKLRIYMPPVHYRHDMPQGLYPGVLVIYGGAWQRGSPEDNALFNHALAAQGYTVIALDYRHAPRYRFPTQLEDVRAGVRFVQEHAQEWGVDPERMAVMGRSAGGQLALMLAYRAEPQPTPLRAVIVLYGPVDLAAGYADPPRPDPINTRAVLEAFLGGSPATRPDLYRQASPIHQVRPQLPPTLLIYGGRDHVVQPKYGQLLAERLQQMENKALLIRIPWADHAFDAVPRGLSSQMALYATERFLASTLKVPAQEPS